In the genome of Variovorax sp. PAMC26660, the window CTCCAGCGGCATCTGTTCGTAGCGGCCCTTGAAGAAGGTCTCGCTCGAATGGGTGTGCGCGTTGACGAGGCCCGGCATCAGCAGCTTGCCGTGCGCCGCGATGACTTCGCATGATTCCGGGATCGGGAGGTTGTTGCCGATGGCCGCGATCTTGCCGCCCTGCAGCAGCACGTCGGCCTGCACGGGGCGCTCGCCATGCGGGCGGGCCATGGCCAGGACTTCCGCGCCCTGGATCAGGATGGACTTCGATGATGTCGTCATGCGTTGCTGCTCCTCATGCGCGCTGTTCAGTCGCGCATCTCCGCCGTGCCCCGGATGGAGCCCAGCCCTCCGCGCAGCTTGGTGCTGAGCCACACGCCGAAGACCGTGGCAAGGTAGGGCAGGGCCTGCAGCAGGTCGTTGGAGATCGCACCGCCGTAGATCAACTGCGCCCGAATGCCCAGGGCCGAGACGATGGCGAAGAACAGCGCCGCCGCTGTCGCGCCGAGCGCGCTGCCGGCACCGAAGATCACGGCTGCGAAGGCCATGAAGCCGCGGCCGGCCGTCATGTTCTGCGAAAAGATCTGCAGGCTGCCGCCGGCCAGCTCGGCGCCGCCCATGGCGCACAGGATGCCGCCGAGCGCCAACGCAAGCAGGCGCATGCGGCTGGGGTTCACGCCCACGCTGCGCGCCGCGAACGGATGCTCGCCCGAGGCCGACATCTGCAGGCCCAGGCGCGTGCGCTCCAGCAGCAGCCACACCAGCCAGACGGCCACCGGCATGAACAGCACGAACACCGACAGGCTGCCCAGCGGGCCGAGGTCGGCATCGAACAGGCTGTTGAGCTTGGGAATGCCGAAGGGCGCCGTCACCGTGGCTTCGCTGTCGTACAGCGCCTGAATGGCCAGCGACGTGCCGCCCAGACCCAGCCCGGTCAGGCCCAGGCCCGCGATGATCGGGTTGGCCTTGAGCTTCTCGACCACGTACCACAGCAGCACCGAGGCCAGCACGCACAGTGCGCAGGCGATCAGCATGGCCTGCACGAAAGATTCGGTCTGCACGATGCCCACGATCAGTGCGCAGCTTCCGATGATCATCAGCCCTTCGAGGCCCAGGTTCCAGACGCCCGCGCGCTGGGCCAGCACTCCCGCCAGCGTGACGTAGATCAGCGGTGTGCCCGAAATCAGGATGGAAACGAGGGTGTCTGTCATGCCGGCTTTCGGGTCAGGAGCTTGTCCAGCCACTTGGCGCGGGACGTGATGAAGAGGGCGATGGTGGCGTTGATCACCTCGATGGCGGCCGCCGGCATGCCGACCATCACCGGCAGGTACAGCGCGGCCGACGCCAGCGCGCCGAAGAAGAGCGCGGAGACGGCCGTGCCCACGATGGACAACTGCGCCACCAGCGCGATCAGGATGGCGGTGAAGCCGTGCGCGGGCAGGAAGCCGCTCGCAAGGCGGCCGTTGGGCCCCAGCAGCTCGATGCCACCGGCCAGCCCGGCCAGGGCACCGCTCACGAGAAAGCTGAACAGGCCGATCCGCCCGACGCGTGCGCCTTGCCACGCCACCATGGTCGGGTTGCGCCCGGCCAGGTTGGCCACGATGCCCAGCGCCGTGCGGTTGGCCAGCAGCCACGACAGCACGAACACCAGCAGCGTCAGGATGATGATGAGCGGCGACACGCCCAGCGAATCGGAGATGCGGTACGCATCCGCAATCGGGCGGCTGGAGGCCTGTTGCCCCGAGCCCGTCGGGTCTTTCAGCGGGCCGGAAGTCACGTACACCAGCAGCAGGCCCGCGAGGAAGTTGCCCATCAGCGTGGTGATGACTTCGTCGGTGCCCGAGCGCAGGCGCAGCAGCCCTGGCCACATGGCCCACAGCGCGCCGCCCAGCATGCCCGCGAGCAGGCAGCACGACACGACGATCCATGCCGGTGCGCCCGACAGCCATTCGGCCGTGAACGCCGCAAAGATCGAGCCGATGTAGAACTGCCCCTGTGCGCCGATGTTGAAGAAGCCCGCGCGGAATGCGATGGCCACTCCCGTCGCGGTGATGAACAGCGGCATGGCCCAGCGCAGGCCCTGGTGCAGCGCACCGTCACGCAGGAACGCACCTTCGAGGATGCCGGTGAACAGCTCGCCGACCGGCAGCCCCGCGCAGAAGAACGCGAGCGCGCACAGCAACAGCGCGAAGCAGACGAAGAGCAGCACGCGCAGCACAGGCAGCATGCGCGCCAAAGAAAGGGAAGACAGGGCGTTGGGCGTCATGCGTGCGCTCCCACCATCGCCTGGCCGACCTGGCGCAGATCGTAGGGTGCGCTGTAGTCGCCGACGACCTGCCCGCGCAGCATGACCAGCACGCGGTCGCTGATGTCGAAGAGTTCGTCGAGGTCGGAAGAGATCAGGATGATCGCGGCACCCCGGTCGCGCGCCTGGCGCAATGCCTTCCACACATAGGCGGTGGCGCCGATGTCCAGGCCGCGCGTGGGTTGGGCCGCGATGATGAGGCGGGCGCTGTCGTCCACCTCCCGCGCGAAGATGACCTTCTGCGCGTTGCCGCCCGAGAGCGAGCCCGCGGGCTGGCTGCAGGTGGCGTAGCGCACGTCCCACTGCGTGAGGGCGGTGTCGCACTCGGCCTGCAGCTTCTTTGGTCGAACGAAGGACAGCAGGCCGTCTTTCAGCAGGCGGCCCATGGCCCAGTTCTCCCACAGGCTGCTGTTCAGCGAGAGGCCTTCCACGTTGCGCTCGAAGGGAATGATGCGAAGGCCGGCTGCGCGGCGCGTGGCAAGGTCGCTGTGCGTCAGGTCCTTGCCGTCGAAGCTGAGGGTGCCGCTGGCGGTTTCCGCCAATGCGGCGATGGCGCGCACGAGGGTGCGTTGCCCGTTGCCTTCGACGCCGGCGATGCCGATGATTTCTCCGGCGCGGATGTCCAGGCTCACATGGGCCAGCGCGGCGCCTTCGGCATCGGGCCTGGTCGACAGGTCGTGCATCCGCATGACGGTCGGTGCGGCGAGATTGGGCTTTCGGGTGACAG includes:
- a CDS encoding ABC transporter permease translates to MTPNALSSLSLARMLPVLRVLLFVCFALLLCALAFFCAGLPVGELFTGILEGAFLRDGALHQGLRWAMPLFITATGVAIAFRAGFFNIGAQGQFYIGSIFAAFTAEWLSGAPAWIVVSCCLLAGMLGGALWAMWPGLLRLRSGTDEVITTLMGNFLAGLLLVYVTSGPLKDPTGSGQQASSRPIADAYRISDSLGVSPLIIILTLLVFVLSWLLANRTALGIVANLAGRNPTMVAWQGARVGRIGLFSFLVSGALAGLAGGIELLGPNGRLASGFLPAHGFTAILIALVAQLSIVGTAVSALFFGALASAALYLPVMVGMPAAAIEVINATIALFITSRAKWLDKLLTRKPA
- a CDS encoding ABC transporter permease, producing MTDTLVSILISGTPLIYVTLAGVLAQRAGVWNLGLEGLMIIGSCALIVGIVQTESFVQAMLIACALCVLASVLLWYVVEKLKANPIIAGLGLTGLGLGGTSLAIQALYDSEATVTAPFGIPKLNSLFDADLGPLGSLSVFVLFMPVAVWLVWLLLERTRLGLQMSASGEHPFAARSVGVNPSRMRLLALALGGILCAMGGAELAGGSLQIFSQNMTAGRGFMAFAAVIFGAGSALGATAAALFFAIVSALGIRAQLIYGGAISNDLLQALPYLATVFGVWLSTKLRGGLGSIRGTAEMRD